In Balaenoptera acutorostrata chromosome 3, mBalAcu1.1, whole genome shotgun sequence, the genomic stretch tctttttttgtgtttgggGGACTCGCAGAGGCTGCCTGGTGGCCTGTCGGGCCCTGAGCTCAGCCCAGCCCTGTTGCCACCCCGGGCCCCCGTGCCACCCCAGCCTCCGTCTCTCCACCATCTCCCCTGCCCTGGGGATTCAGAATCCCCGTCTCCTCTGGGATCATCCTGCCCTCTTCCTCCCGGGTTCTGTGCCGGTGGGATTGCCTCTGGCGTCCTGCTGACCCGGAGGCCTGCCACAGGTGTCCGTGGGGTTTGAGTCTCCCCAGGTGTCCTTGGGGTCCCGAGCGGCTCTGGGGTCGGAAGCACCAGATCCCGTTTCTCCCCGAGGGCACCGCAGGCGTCAGGCCCGTGCCCCTCCGTGCGTTCATCCTTCCTTCACTCCACACACTCCTGCCTGCCCCGCGCCTGGGGTGCAGACACGGGAGGAGGCGCCCAGGGCCCTGGAGGCCTCTggcttggggctgggagctgggaggaagggctccctggaggaggtgaggctggaCGGACAGGTGGGGGGCCGGGGTGTGGGGCACTTGTCCCTCCCCTCAGCAGGGAGTCAGCTGCTCGCGGGGCCTGCCCGGCCGCGGTGCACGGCTGTCTTTCCTCGGGGCTGCACCTTGCTGTGCGTGGAGCCCGAGGTCGGGAGTGGGGCGTGTGGGGAGGCCCCGGCTCTGAGGCGGCCCCTGTCCTCCGCATCAGGGGTGGAGGACACGCCCTCAGAAGAATGTGCGTGGGGCTCTGAGGGGACCCTGTGGGAGGGGCCGGGGCCTGTGCCTTCCTATCTGGTTGGGCCGGGTCTTGCTGCCCCGATCTGCTTGCCCCTCTCTCTCCGCCCTCAGATTTGGGGTTTGGGATTTCAGGAGACCCACTGGCAGGCTGTGTGACGCGGGTGAGACAGTCGACCTCTCTGAGTGCGTTTCCTTCCCCCTTCTGAAGCCTTTGCGGGCCTGGGGGGTGGGTCGCCATGATGGCTGGTCCAGCGGGGAGCTGGCGGGCCTGGGGTGTGCCTGTGTGGGGTGACCCTGCTCTCAGAGGCCTGTGTGTTTGGGTTCAGCTCCTTTGGTGCTGGCTCTGCCTCGGAGTCAGCAAGAGGGTGTGGAGGAGCCCCACGTCGAGGGGGGGTGCGCTCGGGGTACCGTCCTCGTCCTTCTGTCTCGGTGCTCACGGGGGCAGCTGGAGTCCGCTCCCCCTGTCCCGCCCTCCCTCCGTCCTGTGCCCCCCCCCCGTGCTCCCCGTTCTGTGCTGACGTGCTCTGTTCCCGGCCAGCCCCTCCTCTCGCTGGCCCTCGTTTTCTCCCTGCCTGGCTGACCTCGTATGGGAGGCGCTCTGGCCAGGAGCTGGGGTGCCAGCGCCGCGTTCCTGCGGCGGGGACCCCATGCCGGGGCCTGGCCCACTGTCCTGACGCGCGTGAGGCTCCTCCTGCCCTGCACGTCGCAGCCGCTCAGATGCCCGCCCCGCCCGCCTCCCCAGGTGAAGGTCACGCTGCGGATCTGGCCTGCGCAGGGGGCCCGGCGCTCGGCCGAGTCCACGTCCTTCCTGAAGGTGGACCCGAGGAAGAAGCAGGTGACCCTCTATGACCCGGCCACGGGGCCCCCAGGCAGCGCGGGCCCCCGACACGCCACCACGGCTGCCGTTCCCAAGATGTTTGCCTTCGATGCCGTCTTCCCCCAGGACTCGGAGCAGGTGAGGGTGGCAGTGGCGGCctcgggcgggggcggggccttcttgtgcagagccagggctggggggtcggggggaggcGCTGAGAGGAGGCCGGCTGGGTTTCCCCTTCCTCGCTGGCCTCCCCGGCCCTCATGGTGTCTCCACCCAGCTCCTGGCGTGCTTCTCAGGCCAGGTTTTTCAGAGCCCATGCCGCATGGAAGCTTTCCGAGTGGTGGTTTGTTTCCCAGAGATGCTCCTCCACGCGTCCCGTGTGTGCCGTGCATGCGTGCGGCGTGGTCTGTGCCCGGCGTGGCCGCGAGGGCACTGTGACttccgtgtgtgtgcgtgtacacTGCGTGTGCCTGTCAGCTGTGTCTGGCTGGTTCacgctgtgagtgtgtgtgtccgtgtccGGTCCGTGTGTGTCGTGTGTCCACGTGGAGATTTCTGTGTCCTTGGTCTTGGGTGCCCTCCCGGCCACCTCGTGGACTCACTGTCTGCGTGTGATGAGACAGAAGTGGTGGGAGGCCGGGTGGCCGCCTGactctgtgcccctcccccaggccgaGGTCTGCTCGGGGACAGTGGCCGACGTGCTCCAGTCGGTGGTCAGCGGGGCCGATGGCtgcattttttcctttggccacacGAGCCTTGGTAAATGCCCCTTACCATCCCCTCTCTGCAGTCGCTGGGTGCCAtttctgggtggggtggggggtgggcataTCCCATATGGGCAGCAGGTGGGCACCTGGGGCGGGGTCTTGTGGAGAGGAAGCTGAAACCCTGTAGGCCTAGAAGGTAGAGCCATGGAGTGGGTCAGAAGAGGCCCCCGGGGCCTCAGTGGCCCCAGGTTGGCCCTGAGGGCCCCGGGCAGGGCCAGGGAAGCAGCTGCCGGGTCTGGCTGGGCTCTGAGGGCTTGTCACGCTGGCCCCCAGGCAAGTCCTACACCATGATCGGGAAGGACAGCTCGCCCCAGAGCCTGGGCATCGTGCCCTGCGCCATCTCCTGGCTCTTCAGGCTCATTGACGAGCGCAAGGAGAGGGTGGGCGCCCGCTTCTCCGTCCGTGTCTCGGCCGTGGAGGTGTGCGGCCGGGACCAGAGCCTGCGGGACCTGCTGGCCGAGGTGGCCTCCAGCAGCCTGCAGGATGCCCAGTCCCCGGGGGTGCACCTGCGGGAGGACCCCGTCTGCGGGGCGCAGGTATGCCGAGGCCGCCGCGCGGGGAGCAGGGCCGCGGGCTCGGGGGCCGCGCGGGGCGGCGGCTCGGCCCCGAGCCGCTCAGGCGCCGTCCCCGCTGTCCGTCTGTCGGCAGCTCCAGAACCAGAGCGAGCTGCGGGCGCCCACGGCTGAGAAGGCGGCCTTCTACCTGGACGCGGCGCTGGCTGCGCGCAGCACCAGCCGGGCCGGCGGCGGCGAGGACGCCCTGGGCAGCTCGCACATGCTCTTCACGCTGCACGTGTACCAGTACCGTGTGGAGAAGTGCGGCAGGGGTGGAAGTAGGTGGCCGTGGCGCCTGCGTGGTGTGGGTCCGGCCGCCCTCCCTCTCGGCAGGACTGTCCCGGGCGTGGGCCGCGGGCAGGGTCTGGGTGCCCTGCGGCCGAGCCTTCACCCTCCTGCCTGTGGTTTCAGTGTCTGGAGGCCGCAGCCGCCTGCACCTCATGGACTTCGGCAGCTGTGAGGGGGCACCCggtaggggtggggaggcccCCGGGGGCCCGCCCTACCTGTCCTTGTCGGCCTTGGGCAGCGTCATCTTGGCCCTGGTCAGCGGAGCCAAGCACGTGCCCTACAGGTGAGTGGTGGGCTCCTGGCCGGGGCCCTGGggacccagcccagcccagcccacgtCAGGCGTGTCCAGTGTGTCTGTGGCCCCTGAGCCCCTCAGTTCTTTGCTCCTCCATCACCTGACGGGCTTTGCTGCccgagggctgggggaggggtcctGGCGCCCAGGGCATGGGGAACAGAGGTGGGGGTCAGCCCCAACCCTGAGgctccaggcctggccctggTCCAGCAAGaggcccacctccctccctccagccctgcgGCAGCCCACACGCCCGGCCTGCCACCCGGCATCCCTCCTGGGCCCTCAGCCCCtgacccccgcccctccccggcccccagGGAGCACAGGCTCACCATGCTGCTGCGGGAGACCCTGGCCACCGCCAACTGCCGCACCACCATGATCGCCCACGTCTCCGACGCGCCTGCCCGCCACGCCGAGACGCTCAGCACCGTGCAGCTGGCCGCCCACCTCCACCGCCTGCGTAGGAAGAAGGTCAAGGTTGGCTCCGCCTCCCgcctgcccctccctctccccgagGGCCCCTGCCTGCATGGTGGGGGTGCTGGGGCCCCGCGTGCCCTGGGCTCACAGGGCTGTGCCCACATGGCCTTGCCCAGAGGTGGCGGGGCCCACGCTCGAGGTCGCCCCAAGCAGAACCGGACCTGATCGCGCTGGGGGCTGTGGTTGCCTGGCCTCTGTCCGCCTGGCCCGGGGGTAGGTGTGTGCTCAGGGCAGCCTGGTGGGATGCCCGTGGCCCGTACCCGTCCCGGGCCTGGTCCAGCAGGGCATGCCCCAGGCAGCCCTCCGTCGGGCCGGAGGGTGGAGTTAGGGGCGCCCTGGGGTGCCCTGGGTCTGAATCCTGGGTTTGCACTTACTCGCCGTGTGCTGAGGGCACGTGTTCTCACCTCCCTGTGACTCGGCTTAACGCTTCCTTGGAAGTTGCTGAGGGGGTCCGGTTATGTTCGGGGCCTGAGCCCTTTCGTGCCGGTCCAGTGCTTGACGGGACACGGCTGGTGGCTGTGCTGTCACTTCCTTCACTGGAGCGCGGTGTGTgcggctggggggcaggggaagggggggcAGGCGGGGAGGCCGCTCAGGTGGGCCTGCTCTGTCCCCAGTACGCGTCCAGCTCCTCGGGGGGGGACAGCTCCTGCGAGGAAGGCCGTGCCCGCCGCCCCCCGCGCCTGCGACCCTTCCACCCGCGCTCGGCAGCCCCAGACCCCGAGAGCCTGGCCGGCAGCTCGCCCGGCGACCCCGACTACTCGTCCAGCAGCGAGCAGTCCGGCGACACCGTCATCTACGTGGGGCCGGGGGGGACGGCACTGTCGGACCGCGAGCTCACGGACAGCGAGGGCCCCCCCGACTTTGTGCCCATCATCCCCTCCCTGAGCCGCCGCCGCCCCTGCCAGGGCCCGCGTGATGCTGACCACTTCCGCTGCAGCACCTTCGCGGAGCTGCAGGAGCGGCTGGAGTGCTTCCACGGCAGCGAGGGCCCCCAAGGAGGCCTGGGGGACACCGGCGGAGCCCAGGCTAGCCCGGCCCGCGGGGGCAGGAAGCCCTCGCTGCCCGAGGCCGCGGCCCCCAGGAAAGCCGTGGGCTCCCCACTGGCCGCCAGCACGCCTCGCGGCAGCCCCGGCCCGGATACCCACCGGGGGGCCCCGGAGCCCTCCAAGGCTGGTGGTGACCAGAGAGAGGCCGGCAGTGCCTGGCCTGAGCTGCCTGCGCCGGATAAGGCCACGGGGGCCAGAGGCAGGAGGCCGCCGGCCAGCCCGGCCCCCCCACCGCCTCGGCAGCCGGAAGCTGGCGGGGCCGCAGAGGAGCCTGGGGGAGCCGACGGTGTGGGTGTGGTGCGGACACCCCCCGTGGGCAGGAGTGGGCAGGAGGGCTGCCCCCGCCCATCCGCACGCGGCCGCCGTCTGGAGCGGGGCCTGCTGACCACCACGGTGACCTTGCAGCAGCCCGTGGAGCTCAACGGCGAGGACGAGCTGGTGTTCACGCTGGTGGAGGAGCTGTCCCTGGGGGGGCTGGCTGGCCCCGGGCGCCCCTCCAGCCTGGCCAGCCTCGGCAGCAACTGCTCCCTGCAGGCCCTGGCCTCGGGTTCGAGGCCAGTCAGCATCATAAGCAGCATCAACGATGAGTTCGACGCGTGCACCTCGCAGGCCCCCGGGGCGGCCCTGGACAGGGTGGCCCTGGACGGTGGGGCCCTGGGCGGGGCGGCCCTGGACGGTGTGGCCCTGGACGGGGCGGCCCTGGACGGGGCGGCCGGGGCTGGCGGCAGCCGCGGCTCTTCCATCAGCTCGTGGCTCAGCCAGGTCAGCGTGTGCGTGGCCGacagccccggccccgccccacgGCCTCCCTCGCGGGCCAGCCCAGACCCCTCCGGCCCCGACTCGCCCGCGGGGCCTGACCCTCTGCGCTCCCCGACCCTGGACGGCCCCTTGGAGGACGGCAGCTTTCAGTTCTCAGAGCGTGACAGACCCGACGGTCCCGGCCCCGCCCAGAGGCCTTGTCCCACGGAGGAGACCACGGCAGCTGCCAGCCGACCTGGCCGGGAGCCCCACGCCGCGTCTCCACGGGGGGCCGCCCCGGCACAAACTATCCACTCCAGCCTTCCCCGCAAACCGAGGACTACCTCGGCGGCCAGTCGCGTGGGCTGCCCCCGCCCGGCCCCGGGCCCGCCTGGCCCCGGAGGCCTCTTCGAGGACCCTTGGCTGCTCCGGGCGGACGAATGTGGCCCGCTGCCCCTGGCCTCTGCCAGCAGGGGCCCCAGCCTGGCCCCGATGCTGGCTTGTGCC encodes the following:
- the KIF26A gene encoding kinesin-like protein KIF26A isoform X3, whose amino-acid sequence is MPPSPGAATSPRDGPAPVGPVGRQLGRAGPDRRKGLGWPSGPSVQVSVAPAGLGGALSTVTIQAQQCLEGMWSVSRVNSFLPPTCLAEAAVAAVAVADTVRDGPPSAGPDGASKTWSRGGACTTALVTPAPGTPAGASTGPSAAASFFLRAAQKLSLASKRKKPHPPPAPAARGASAYPTDFSGVLQLWPPPVPPCLLRTTSKAKDNPSSVGKVKVTLRIWPAQGARRSAESTSFLKVDPRKKQVTLYDPATGPPGSAGPRHATTAAVPKMFAFDAVFPQDSEQAEVCSGTVADVLQSVVSGADGCIFSFGHTSLGKSYTMIGKDSSPQSLGIVPCAISWLFRLIDERKERVGARFSVRVSAVEVCGRDQSLRDLLAEVASSSLQDAQSPGVHLREDPVCGAQLQNQSELRAPTAEKAAFYLDAALAARSTSRAGGGEDALGSSHMLFTLHVYQYRVEKCGRGGMSGGRSRLHLMDFGSCEGAPGRGGEAPGGPPYLSLSALGSVILALVSGAKHVPYREHRLTMLLRETLATANCRTTMIAHVSDAPARHAETLSTVQLAAHLHRLRRKKVKYASSSSGGDSSCEEGRARRPPRLRPFHPRSAAPDPESLAGSSPGDPDYSSSSEQSGDTVIYVGPGGTALSDRELTDSEGPPDFVPIIPSLSRRRPCQGPRDADHFRCSTFAELQERLECFHGSEGPQGGLGDTGGAQASPARGGRKPSLPEAAAPRKAVGSPLAASTPRGSPGPDTHRGAPEPSKAGGDQREAGSAWPELPAPDKATGARGRRPPASPAPPPPRQPEAGGAAEEPGGADGVGVVRTPPVGRSGQEGCPRPSARGRRLERGLLTTTVTLQQPVELNGEDELVFTLVEELSLGGLAGPGRPSSLASLGSNCSLQALASGSRPVSIISSINDEFDACTSQAPGAALDRVALDGGALGGAALDGVALDGAALDGAAGAGGSRGSSISSWLSQVSVCVADSPGPAPRPPSRASPDPSGPDSPAGPDPLRSPTLDGPLEDGSFQFSERDRPDGPGPAQRPCPTEETTAAASRPGREPHAASPRGAAPAQTIHSSLPRKPRTTSAASRVGCPRPAPGPPGPGGLFEDPWLLRADECGPLPLASASRGPSLAPMLACARRVVDGCEVGRAAHRPEAVAQIPPLRRGATTLGVTTPSTSFGDASAEAAACPGSPKAASSSKKSVASKGDLCPRPGGVAPPAPPVRKSSLEHKNSPAPAPPQAGSLAWAGAAAFLRGEGEARPGGRADHSIPRATSSLKARAGKAEAGCRPATHGSLERCEGLAHGSSKAREGPGRPARAVPRLGVPPASPMPGPAPACRSSPAKGVGAPKPPTSGGKGRSPAAGGSRALGASVKPLAPAAGRTPGGPVTGPRVAPRAVPCVGAKASRGTIMGTKQALRAAHSRVNELAAGGGHGRSGPLWGSADSDSGNDSGVNVSEERPPAGPVLPSPYSKVTAPRRPQRYSSGHGSDNSSVLSGELPPAMGRTALFYHSGGSSGYESMMRDSEATGSASSAPDSMSDSGAASPGARSRSLKSPKKRATGLQRRRLIPAPLPDAAALGRKPSLPGQWVDLPLPLAGSLKEPFEIKVYEIDDVERLQRHRLPPGEDPAEPSQNAEKGPVCVSAKLRLAERRQQRLQEVWAKREALREELAETQGRLMVEPGRWLEQFEVDPELEPESAEYLAALERATAALEQCVNLCKARVMMVTCFDISATTAAPGPQEVDV